The Pseudophaeobacter arcticus DSM 23566 genome includes a region encoding these proteins:
- a CDS encoding ABC transporter ATP-binding protein produces the protein MQRSIAFRTSGLTKVYGSGHSAVHALRGVDLEIPSGDIVVLLGPSGSGKSTLLNIIGGLDRGTTGEVYFRDHCLSDMTDAQLTRYRRDHVGFVFQFYNLMPSLTARENVELVTEIAAEPMDPDEALALVGLRERVDHFPAQLSGGEQQRVAIARAIAKRPEVLFCDEPTGALDSQTGRAVLEVLRDVNAEMGSTILMVTHNANTAAMADRVIYFADGGIRKVVENSEKISPSEIHW, from the coding sequence ATGCAGCGCTCAATAGCCTTTCGTACAAGCGGATTGACCAAGGTCTATGGCAGCGGCCATTCGGCGGTGCATGCTCTGCGCGGCGTTGACTTGGAAATTCCCTCTGGCGATATCGTCGTTCTGCTGGGGCCGTCCGGGTCTGGGAAATCAACCCTGCTGAACATTATTGGCGGCCTCGACCGGGGGACCACAGGAGAGGTCTATTTTCGCGATCACTGTCTTAGCGACATGACGGATGCACAGCTGACACGCTATCGGCGCGATCATGTTGGCTTTGTGTTTCAATTCTATAATCTCATGCCCAGCCTGACAGCGCGCGAAAATGTCGAACTGGTGACGGAAATTGCCGCAGAGCCGATGGACCCTGATGAGGCCCTCGCCTTGGTCGGGCTGCGCGAACGGGTGGATCATTTCCCGGCGCAGCTCTCAGGCGGGGAACAGCAGCGGGTGGCCATCGCCCGCGCTATTGCCAAACGGCCGGAGGTCTTGTTCTGCGATGAACCAACCGGGGCGCTGGACAGCCAGACGGGACGGGCCGTGTTAGAGGTGCTGCGCGATGTGAATGCTGAGATGGGCTCTACCATTTTGATGGTGACGCATAACGCCAATACGGCTGCCATGGCGGACCGGGTGATCTACTTTGCCGATGGGGGCATCCGCAAAGTGGTGGAGAATAGCGAAAAAATCAGCCCCTCAGAGATCCACTGGTGA
- a CDS encoding glycosyltransferase, with translation MRILYYNWVDYLDEENRGGGVSQYQRNILQALDQQDDIEAVFLSAGISYDLRRRPPRWEQSRHGPARDRERRYEIVNSAVLSPAHFSFGSDAQISDRATEDCFYDFIAATGPYDVVHFNNLEGLPARVLALKSRWPQTRVILSLHNYYPFCPQVNLWFQERETCTDFKAGQKCGQCLPHAHNQKQLRLAHGLAYRLKSAGFSPQSRMFQLLYQPSIRVGRRLAMTVKSIRRAWQKTDTDTDTRAGETLPATGPTPFARRREEMVSLINAHCDRVLAVSDFTAGIARRYGLQSDILQTSYIGTSHAGNFDRTAPRDLPVQAGEVITLGYLGYMRRDKGFFFLLKALKALPAPMARRVRLLVAAGRGDAQTMAELSELGQNLAGLEYFDGFTQNDLPNILSRIDLGVVPVLWNDNLPQVAIEMHANHIPLLTSDLGGAQELSNCPDMIFRAGDIASFQARLQAILSGAVDLEAYWKGARWPTSMAEHLVQLAAAYQVPRG, from the coding sequence ATGAGAATTCTCTACTATAATTGGGTCGATTATCTGGATGAAGAAAACCGGGGCGGCGGGGTTTCCCAGTATCAGCGCAACATCCTGCAGGCGCTGGACCAGCAAGACGACATAGAGGCTGTCTTTCTGTCTGCGGGGATCTCTTATGATCTGCGCAGGCGTCCGCCACGGTGGGAGCAAAGCCGCCATGGGCCGGCCCGAGACCGCGAACGTCGCTATGAAATTGTCAATTCAGCGGTTTTGTCGCCGGCACATTTCTCATTTGGCAGCGACGCCCAGATTTCAGACAGGGCAACTGAGGACTGTTTTTACGACTTTATCGCAGCCACTGGCCCCTATGACGTTGTGCATTTCAACAATCTCGAAGGTCTGCCTGCGCGGGTGCTTGCCTTGAAATCACGCTGGCCCCAGACGCGGGTCATCTTGTCGTTGCACAATTATTATCCCTTTTGCCCGCAGGTGAACCTGTGGTTTCAGGAGCGCGAGACCTGCACGGATTTCAAAGCGGGGCAGAAGTGCGGCCAGTGTTTGCCCCATGCCCATAACCAGAAACAACTGCGTCTTGCGCATGGGCTTGCTTACCGGTTGAAATCTGCCGGCTTCTCGCCTCAAAGCCGGATGTTCCAACTGTTGTATCAGCCCTCTATCCGGGTGGGCAGGCGCCTTGCGATGACGGTCAAATCGATACGCCGTGCCTGGCAAAAAACAGACACAGACACAGACACCCGCGCGGGCGAGACCTTGCCGGCAACAGGCCCAACGCCCTTTGCCAGGCGGCGCGAAGAAATGGTCTCTTTGATCAACGCCCACTGTGATCGGGTGCTGGCGGTTTCGGATTTCACCGCTGGGATTGCGCGCCGCTATGGGCTGCAGTCTGATATCTTGCAGACCTCTTATATTGGCACCTCCCATGCGGGCAACTTTGACCGGACGGCTCCGCGCGATCTGCCGGTGCAGGCGGGGGAGGTGATCACCCTTGGCTATCTTGGCTATATGCGACGAGACAAGGGGTTCTTCTTCCTTCTCAAGGCTCTCAAGGCTTTACCCGCGCCTATGGCAAGACGCGTTCGGCTGCTGGTTGCCGCCGGGCGTGGGGATGCGCAGACCATGGCAGAGCTTTCCGAACTAGGGCAAAATCTGGCCGGGTTGGAGTATTTTGACGGCTTTACCCAGAATGATTTGCCCAACATTCTGTCCCGGATTGATCTGGGTGTGGTCCCAGTTCTGTGGAACGACAACCTGCCACAGGTGGCGATTGAAATGCATGCCAACCATATCCCGCTGCTGACCAGCGATTTGGGCGGCGCGCAAGAGCTGTCCAATTGTCCGGATATGATTTTCCGCGCCGGCGACATTGCCAGCTTCCAGGCCCGGTTGCAGGCCATTTTGTCCGGTGCGGTGGATCTGGAGGCCTATTGGAAGGGCGCACGCTGGCCAACTTCGATGGCTGAGCATCTTGTCCAGTTGGCCGCAGCCTATCAGGTGCCGCGCGGCTAA
- a CDS encoding FadR/GntR family transcriptional regulator, giving the protein MGEFETLDRRPLYARVADSILSLIAEGGLRPGDELPSEAELCDRAGVSRVVVRGALAHLAGAGHIKIANGRKAQVTAINPDILASTFRQGLATDQFSVGKVIELRRGIEGATAGLAAQNRTEKQVETLATLCDQMAQTQDTPEVFADLDYLFHLTIAEATDNPLYVYIVTPLRSVITQSITAGHLAQPSELAQRRILADHRAILKAIAERNPEAATKAMQAHFSAASEALQQSKAAPTAGPTP; this is encoded by the coding sequence ATGGGTGAATTTGAGACCCTGGATCGTCGTCCACTTTATGCGCGGGTAGCGGACAGTATCCTGAGCCTGATCGCCGAAGGCGGGTTGCGACCCGGGGATGAGCTGCCCTCTGAGGCCGAGCTTTGTGACCGCGCCGGTGTCAGCCGGGTTGTGGTCCGCGGCGCGCTTGCACATCTTGCGGGCGCTGGACACATCAAGATTGCCAATGGCCGCAAGGCCCAGGTCACTGCCATCAACCCGGACATCCTTGCCAGCACCTTTCGTCAGGGCCTGGCGACCGACCAGTTTTCAGTTGGCAAAGTGATCGAACTCCGCCGGGGCATAGAAGGGGCTACAGCCGGTCTTGCTGCGCAAAACCGAACAGAGAAACAGGTGGAAACCCTGGCCACGCTTTGTGATCAGATGGCGCAGACCCAGGACACTCCTGAAGTCTTTGCCGATCTCGACTATCTGTTTCACCTCACCATTGCCGAGGCGACGGACAACCCACTTTATGTCTATATCGTCACGCCGCTGCGCAGCGTCATCACACAATCAATCACCGCAGGCCATCTGGCGCAGCCCTCCGAGCTGGCACAACGCCGGATCTTGGCGGATCACCGCGCCATTCTAAAAGCCATCGCGGAACGCAATCCTGAGGCCGCTACAAAGGCAATGCAGGCGCATTTTTCAGCCGCGAGCGAGGCGCTGCAGCAAAGCAAGGCTGCCCCAACCGCAGGGCCGACACCATGA
- the eda gene encoding bifunctional 4-hydroxy-2-oxoglutarate aldolase/2-dehydro-3-deoxy-phosphogluconate aldolase, with protein MKHNSEAAQKKTREVCELAPIMPVLVVRDAANAAALAKALITGGLPALEVTLRTPAALDVIAEMSKVPGGVVGAGTLITPQDVREAKAAGAVFGVSPGATDALIEACLAEDLPLLPGAATASEAMRLLERGFTTQKFFPAEASGGAPALKAIGAPLPQIHFCPTGGISLSNAKDYLTLSNVLCAGGSWVAPDTLVTAQAWDEIEALAREAKQLLSD; from the coding sequence ATGAAACATAATTCAGAAGCCGCGCAGAAAAAGACCCGTGAGGTCTGCGAACTGGCGCCAATCATGCCCGTTCTGGTGGTGCGGGATGCCGCAAATGCCGCCGCCCTGGCCAAGGCCCTGATCACCGGCGGCCTACCCGCGCTGGAGGTCACCTTGCGCACCCCGGCGGCCCTGGATGTTATCGCGGAGATGTCCAAAGTCCCCGGCGGCGTTGTCGGCGCAGGGACCCTGATCACCCCGCAGGACGTGCGAGAGGCCAAAGCCGCCGGCGCTGTGTTTGGCGTTTCCCCCGGTGCCACGGATGCGCTGATAGAGGCCTGCCTTGCGGAGGATCTCCCCCTGTTGCCCGGCGCCGCTACCGCAAGCGAAGCCATGCGTCTGCTTGAGCGGGGTTTCACAACACAAAAGTTTTTCCCAGCCGAGGCCTCTGGTGGCGCCCCCGCGCTCAAGGCAATTGGCGCCCCCTTGCCGCAGATCCACTTTTGCCCAACAGGCGGCATCAGCCTGTCGAACGCCAAGGACTATCTCACTCTCTCCAATGTTCTGTGTGCAGGTGGCAGCTGGGTGGCCCCGGATACGCTGGTCACGGCCCAGGCCTGGGATGAAATTGAGGCTTTGGCCCGCGAGGCAAAGCAGCTCCTGTCCGACTAA
- a CDS encoding class I SAM-dependent methyltransferase gives MKCRHCSTDLSLKFLDLGYAPPSNDYLSADDLNKPEVTYPLRVLTCTKCWLVQTEDYAAHDALFREDYAYFSSTSKGWLAHAEQYCAQMTKRLGLNDSSFVVELASNDGYLLKNFVAKGVPCLGVEPTRSTAEAAEALGIPVLQEFFGADLGRKLAQTGPKADLILGNNVYAHVPDINDFTRGVAELLADDGVVTFEFPHLGRLIQHNQFDTVYHEHFSYLALHPVCSIFKAAGLRVFDVEELPTHGGSLRVFGCLDSASHVATQNVTKILSEEVDAGLLNEDTYRGFQDRAEKVKNGLLRFLLDAKAEGKTVVGYGAAAKGNTLLNFCGVGPDLIPFISDAAPSKIGKFMPGSHIPIKAPAALAAAQPDYILILPWNIADEIMTQNKALAQNGSMFVIAVPELKLT, from the coding sequence ATGAAATGTCGCCATTGTAGCACTGATTTGTCGCTGAAGTTTTTGGACCTGGGTTACGCGCCCCCCTCGAACGACTACCTGTCTGCCGATGACTTGAACAAGCCAGAGGTCACCTACCCTTTGCGTGTCTTGACCTGCACCAAGTGTTGGTTGGTCCAGACCGAAGACTATGCCGCACATGATGCCTTGTTTCGCGAGGACTACGCCTATTTTTCCTCGACCTCCAAGGGCTGGCTTGCCCACGCAGAGCAGTACTGCGCGCAGATGACCAAAAGATTGGGGTTGAATGACAGTAGTTTTGTTGTCGAGCTGGCCTCAAACGATGGCTACTTGCTGAAAAACTTTGTCGCCAAAGGCGTCCCCTGTCTGGGTGTGGAGCCGACCCGTTCGACCGCAGAGGCGGCTGAGGCATTGGGGATCCCGGTGCTGCAAGAGTTCTTTGGTGCGGATTTGGGACGCAAACTTGCCCAAACAGGCCCCAAGGCGGATCTGATCTTGGGCAACAACGTCTATGCCCATGTGCCCGACATCAACGACTTTACCCGAGGTGTTGCTGAACTTCTGGCCGACGACGGCGTGGTTACGTTTGAATTCCCGCATCTCGGACGGCTGATACAGCACAACCAGTTCGACACCGTCTATCACGAGCATTTTTCCTATCTCGCGCTGCATCCAGTCTGCAGTATTTTCAAAGCCGCCGGCCTAAGGGTCTTTGATGTGGAAGAACTGCCAACGCATGGTGGCAGCCTGCGCGTCTTCGGCTGCCTGGACAGTGCATCTCATGTTGCGACGCAGAATGTCACAAAGATTTTGTCCGAAGAAGTTGACGCAGGCCTTTTGAATGAAGACACCTATCGCGGCTTTCAAGACCGGGCCGAGAAGGTCAAAAATGGCCTGTTGCGGTTTTTGCTGGACGCCAAAGCAGAGGGTAAAACCGTCGTCGGGTACGGGGCGGCTGCAAAGGGCAACACGCTGCTGAATTTCTGCGGTGTGGGGCCGGATCTGATCCCCTTCATCAGTGATGCTGCCCCCTCCAAAATCGGAAAATTCATGCCCGGAAGCCATATTCCGATCAAAGCTCCCGCCGCATTGGCCGCAGCCCAGCCCGACTACATTTTGATTTTACCCTGGAATATCGCGGATGAAATCATGACGCAAAACAAAGCCTTGGCACAGAACGGCAGCATGTTTGTTATTGCCGTACCCGAGCTCAAGCTCACGTGA
- a CDS encoding DUF2948 family protein gives MSDARFHDGREAPLNLGALSAEDLQVVSTLVQDAVFPISEMSWRAREHRFALLLNRFRWEDISSAEKRGRPFERVQSLLVIDGVLGVASQGIDRGDKDTILSLLSVHFEPGEDGAGHVRLTLAGDGSIRLAVETLEVSLRDVTRPYLAPSKQAPTHHD, from the coding sequence ATGTCTGACGCGCGCTTTCACGACGGGCGCGAGGCCCCGCTGAACCTTGGTGCGCTGAGCGCCGAGGATCTGCAGGTGGTCTCGACGCTTGTACAGGATGCGGTCTTTCCCATCAGCGAGATGAGTTGGCGTGCCAGGGAGCACCGCTTTGCGCTCCTGCTCAACCGGTTTCGCTGGGAGGATATTTCCAGTGCGGAAAAACGCGGACGTCCTTTTGAGCGGGTTCAGTCCCTGTTGGTCATCGACGGGGTTCTGGGGGTTGCCTCGCAGGGGATTGATCGCGGCGACAAAGATACAATTCTATCGCTGCTCTCGGTGCATTTTGAGCCCGGCGAGGATGGCGCCGGCCATGTACGGCTGACCTTGGCAGGGGACGGCAGCATCCGTTTGGCTGTTGAGACACTGGAGGTGAGCCTGCGCGATGTAACCCGCCCCTATCTGGCCCCCTCAAAACAAGCCCCGACTCACCACGATTAG
- the rfbG gene encoding CDP-glucose 4,6-dehydratase, with product MSDFWQGKRVFLTGHTGFKGSWMALWLSQMGAQVTGYALPPDTELALFDQFDIASRTHSQFGDINSYDALRAAVDAAKPDIVFHLAAQSLVLRGYSDTLTTWQTNVMGTANLFEALRVLKRPATVIAITTDKVYRNNETNHAFVEDDPLGGIDPYSASKAGSELVINSYRSVFSQEKHQIRLASARAGNVIGGGDWCENRLVPDIARALIAQKPLLTRNPNAVRPWQHVLEPLAGYMQLAELLHADPQFADAYNFGPDITDNRTVQDVIIEALKSWPGTYAPTPNSDMPHEANLLMLNIDKAKNKLGWAPRWNFETAVSKTMQWYRQTHEGADPVDLSLGQIAEFTRS from the coding sequence ATGTCTGATTTCTGGCAGGGCAAGCGCGTTTTTCTTACCGGGCACACCGGCTTCAAAGGCAGCTGGATGGCGCTGTGGCTGTCCCAGATGGGGGCACAGGTCACGGGCTACGCGCTGCCCCCTGACACCGAACTGGCTTTGTTTGACCAGTTTGACATTGCCAGCCGCACCCATAGTCAGTTTGGCGATATCAATTCTTACGATGCCCTGCGCGCTGCTGTGGACGCAGCAAAGCCTGATATTGTCTTTCACTTGGCCGCCCAGTCGCTGGTGCTGCGCGGCTACAGCGACACGCTTACGACATGGCAAACAAATGTCATGGGAACAGCAAACCTATTCGAAGCTCTTCGCGTTCTAAAGCGCCCGGCAACTGTGATCGCGATCACCACAGACAAAGTGTATCGAAACAACGAAACCAATCATGCCTTCGTCGAGGATGATCCGCTTGGCGGGATTGATCCCTACAGCGCCTCCAAGGCCGGTTCTGAACTGGTCATCAACAGCTACAGATCTGTATTTTCGCAAGAAAAACACCAAATTAGATTAGCATCAGCGCGGGCTGGCAACGTAATTGGCGGCGGGGATTGGTGTGAAAACCGTCTGGTTCCTGACATCGCCCGCGCACTGATTGCACAAAAGCCCCTGCTGACCCGCAATCCCAATGCCGTACGTCCCTGGCAACATGTGCTGGAACCCTTGGCCGGCTACATGCAATTGGCGGAGCTCTTACATGCCGATCCGCAGTTTGCTGATGCCTATAACTTTGGCCCAGACATCACTGACAACCGCACGGTTCAGGATGTCATCATAGAAGCGCTCAAATCCTGGCCGGGAACCTACGCGCCAACACCTAACAGCGACATGCCACATGAAGCCAATCTGTTGATGTTGAATATCGACAAAGCCAAAAATAAACTGGGCTGGGCACCGCGCTGGAACTTTGAAACAGCGGTATCTAAAACCATGCAGTGGTATCGCCAAACCCATGAAGGGGCGGACCCTGTTGACCTGTCTTTGGGCCAGATTGCAGAGTTCACCCGCTCATGA
- a CDS encoding NAD-dependent epimerase/dehydratase family protein — protein sequence MTPRVLITGATGFVGRQILAACVARKVNMRLVVRAGWQDKLGDLPDTCEIVEVEDLFAQSADWWAATLTGIDTLIHSAWYTEPGKYLTSPKNTECLIGTLQMARGAVQAGLRRFVGVGTCIEYQLGPKILTPETALVPSTPYGQAKAAAFHALSGLFGETKTEFLWCRLFQPYGEGEHAQRLYPYLHNRLSAGKTVTLGSGREVRDFIDVKTAGANIFDAARGKDVGAINICTGIPKSVREFATEVAQIYGRPDLLKFGALESSASDWDHIVGQPYQPDVPDS from the coding sequence GTGACACCGCGCGTTCTCATAACCGGGGCGACGGGCTTTGTTGGTCGCCAGATCCTTGCGGCTTGTGTTGCCCGCAAGGTGAACATGCGATTGGTGGTCAGAGCGGGATGGCAGGACAAACTGGGTGACCTACCAGACACTTGCGAAATTGTAGAAGTAGAAGATCTTTTTGCCCAGAGTGCCGATTGGTGGGCCGCGACCCTAACGGGGATCGACACCCTCATTCATTCCGCATGGTATACCGAACCCGGAAAATATTTGACCTCGCCCAAGAACACCGAATGCCTGATCGGAACACTGCAAATGGCGCGCGGCGCCGTGCAAGCAGGCCTGCGCCGGTTTGTCGGGGTCGGCACCTGTATCGAATACCAGTTGGGGCCCAAAATCCTCACGCCCGAGACAGCTCTGGTGCCCAGCACGCCCTATGGTCAGGCCAAAGCCGCCGCATTTCACGCCCTAAGCGGATTGTTTGGCGAAACCAAAACCGAGTTCCTGTGGTGCCGTCTCTTCCAACCCTATGGCGAAGGAGAGCATGCACAACGGTTGTACCCGTATTTGCACAACCGCTTGTCAGCCGGCAAAACCGTTACCTTGGGGTCCGGCAGAGAGGTGCGCGACTTTATTGATGTCAAAACCGCCGGAGCAAATATTTTTGATGCGGCGCGCGGCAAAGACGTCGGCGCGATCAACATCTGCACCGGCATCCCAAAGTCAGTCCGTGAGTTTGCCACGGAAGTTGCCCAGATATATGGTCGACCTGACCTGTTGAAATTTGGAGCGCTGGAAAGCAGTGCAAGCGATTGGGACCATATTGTCGGCCAGCCATACCAGCCCGATGTACCAGATTCATAA
- a CDS encoding class I SAM-dependent methyltransferase: protein MLDERPNIPSLQNVALPTQAEAVAFPQGAITMVRCANCSFVWNASFDPARISYDETYNNDVTSSAYYLAHLDAMADRVIASVPEGTDIHYVEIGCGEGDFLSLVHKRAGGRMKSATGFDPSFTGEDKLPDGAKVYRNFFSPQNTDQIPAEANVVCSRHTIEHVADVQNFATALAAALAPGRTLFIETPDANWILEHTAFQDFFYEHCSIYTPDSIRFLLAQQGLECDVEPVYDGQYMWIAARTPETPVQAKPAEPSGQLGLNYLENKRQMMAEWTTYFEGRRAIAPVALWGGASKGVTFSLLFNTAENAPIDCVIDLNVAKQGCFMPVSGTMIVSPETAKSRGVGTVIIMNPNYEDEIRQQIQDMGWAAEVRVLNG from the coding sequence TTGCTCGATGAACGCCCCAATATCCCGTCTTTGCAAAATGTAGCACTCCCGACACAGGCTGAAGCGGTCGCATTTCCGCAAGGTGCAATCACTATGGTCCGCTGTGCCAACTGCAGCTTTGTGTGGAACGCCTCTTTTGACCCTGCTCGGATCTCTTACGATGAAACCTACAACAATGACGTCACTTCCTCAGCCTATTACTTGGCACATCTGGATGCGATGGCGGATCGTGTCATCGCATCCGTGCCTGAGGGTACAGATATCCACTATGTTGAGATCGGATGCGGCGAAGGCGACTTTCTGAGCCTGGTTCACAAGCGGGCTGGTGGGCGGATGAAATCGGCGACAGGGTTTGATCCTTCCTTTACCGGAGAAGACAAGTTGCCGGATGGAGCCAAGGTCTATCGTAACTTTTTCTCGCCGCAAAATACAGATCAGATTCCTGCCGAGGCCAATGTGGTTTGCTCCCGGCACACGATAGAACATGTGGCGGATGTCCAGAATTTTGCAACAGCCTTGGCGGCGGCTCTGGCGCCGGGGCGGACGCTATTTATCGAAACGCCAGACGCGAACTGGATCCTGGAGCACACTGCATTTCAGGATTTCTTCTACGAGCATTGTTCTATCTATACGCCGGACTCCATCCGTTTTCTCCTGGCTCAGCAGGGTTTGGAGTGCGATGTGGAGCCGGTCTATGATGGTCAATACATGTGGATTGCGGCGCGGACCCCAGAAACACCAGTTCAAGCAAAGCCTGCGGAACCCTCGGGACAATTGGGCCTGAACTACCTGGAAAACAAACGTCAGATGATGGCGGAATGGACCACGTACTTTGAGGGCCGCAGGGCAATTGCGCCCGTTGCGCTTTGGGGCGGGGCCTCAAAAGGGGTTACCTTTTCACTCTTGTTCAACACTGCCGAGAACGCGCCCATTGACTGTGTGATTGACCTGAATGTCGCCAAACAGGGGTGCTTCATGCCGGTTAGCGGCACCATGATCGTTTCGCCAGAGACGGCAAAGTCTCGTGGCGTTGGTACCGTGATCATCATGAATCCGAACTACGAAGACGAAATTCGGCAGCAAATACAGGACATGGGTTGGGCCGCTGAAGTGCGTGTTCTAAACGGCTAG
- the rfbC gene encoding dTDP-4-dehydrorhamnose 3,5-epimerase, giving the protein MKIMPLSIAGAYHIVPEKRGDNRGAFARLFCTDRFDAAGLNTKWVQMNLSRSSQQGTVRGLHFQRPPFSEIKLVRAVTGRVYDVVVDLREGSKTYGAHCGVTLDSDQMDTLYIPQGCAHGFQTLTDNVELHYMHSAPYAPDHEDGVRFDDPTLAIRWPLSVTETSPRDRALPLLSDMKPLIL; this is encoded by the coding sequence ATGAAAATCATGCCTCTCTCGATCGCGGGTGCCTACCATATTGTGCCCGAAAAACGTGGGGACAACCGCGGAGCCTTTGCCCGACTGTTTTGCACAGACCGCTTTGACGCGGCTGGGCTGAATACCAAATGGGTGCAGATGAATCTGTCCCGCAGTTCGCAACAAGGCACAGTGCGCGGCCTGCACTTTCAGCGCCCTCCGTTCAGCGAGATCAAGCTGGTGCGCGCAGTTACTGGCAGGGTCTATGATGTCGTGGTTGACCTGCGTGAGGGGTCAAAGACCTATGGTGCGCATTGTGGCGTGACCTTAGACAGCGACCAGATGGACACTCTCTATATTCCGCAGGGCTGCGCCCACGGATTTCAAACGCTGACCGATAATGTGGAATTACATTACATGCATTCGGCGCCTTATGCTCCTGATCACGAAGACGGCGTGCGGTTTGACGATCCGACACTTGCAATTCGCTGGCCGCTGTCCGTCACCGAAACATCGCCGCGCGATCGCGCGCTTCCTCTTCTCTCAGATATGAAGCCGTTAATCCTATGA
- the rfbF gene encoding glucose-1-phosphate cytidylyltransferase has protein sequence MTKAVILAGGLGTRISEESHMRPKPMIEIGGRPILWHIMKIYSHFGVNDFVICCGYRGYMIKEYFANYFLHMSDVTFDMSNNQMHVHNQRSEPWKVTLVDTGEHTQTGGRVKRIRDHLDDTFCLTYGDGLSNINIADLIAFHKSEGRVATISAVQPEGRFGSLEIVGTKINRFLEKPKGDGQWVSGGFMVCEPELLDHIEGDATILEQGPLMGLADKGQLSVRKHDGFWAAMDTLRDRNALEAMWADKKNAPWRVWA, from the coding sequence ATGACAAAAGCAGTAATTTTGGCTGGTGGGCTGGGCACTCGGATCAGCGAAGAGTCCCACATGCGCCCCAAACCTATGATCGAAATCGGTGGGCGACCCATTTTGTGGCACATCATGAAGATCTACTCGCATTTTGGCGTCAATGACTTTGTGATCTGCTGTGGCTATCGCGGCTATATGATAAAAGAGTATTTTGCGAATTATTTCTTGCACATGTCGGATGTTACCTTCGACATGTCAAACAATCAAATGCACGTGCATAATCAGCGCTCAGAGCCCTGGAAAGTCACTCTTGTTGACACTGGTGAGCACACCCAAACCGGCGGCCGCGTAAAGCGAATTCGCGACCATCTGGATGATACATTCTGCCTGACCTATGGCGATGGCTTGAGCAACATCAACATTGCCGATCTGATCGCCTTTCACAAAAGTGAGGGGCGCGTTGCCACGATCTCAGCGGTTCAACCAGAAGGCCGTTTTGGCTCGCTGGAAATCGTAGGCACAAAAATCAACCGTTTTCTCGAAAAACCCAAGGGTGATGGTCAGTGGGTCAGCGGTGGCTTTATGGTTTGCGAGCCAGAGCTGTTGGACCATATTGAAGGTGATGCAACCATTCTGGAACAGGGTCCGCTGATGGGTCTGGCCGACAAAGGCCAGCTCTCCGTCCGCAAGCACGATGGGTTTTGGGCCGCGATGGATACGCTACGGGATCGAAATGCGCTGGAAGCGATGTGGGCTGACAAGAAAAACGCCCCCTGGCGGGTCTGGGCGTAA